The genomic window CCCAGCGCGGCGACGCCCGGGAGTACCGGCGAGTCCCCGAAGATCACGGGGCCCTTCGTGTTGTAGAGGTGCAGCAGGTAGTCGGGTCCGCCCCGCAGCATCTCGATGATGTGGCCGATGACCGGGAGCCCCGCGTCGCCGATGGCCGCCTTGAGGCCGCTGCCCGGCGGCGGGTCGGCAAGTTTGCGCTCCGGGAACTGCGTGCTGAGCAGTCTGCGCTCGACTATCCCCATGCCAGGAAAGTTGTTGATCGACGGCGTGAACCGGCGCCGAGCCCGGTCGAGCAGGTAGTGCGGGGTGCTGATGGTCGCAGCCATGGACGCTCCTTTGCTGACCCGGGGCAGGGTGACAGGTGTCACTATTTTGTCCATACTTCGTGACGAAGTTGACGGCTGTCAAGTTTGCTTTTCGCGTGGCGTGGTGCAAGGTCGGGGGATGAGCAGCGGCGCCGCAAATCTCGAGCCGGACGAGCCGGCCACGCGTCGACGCGGGGACAAGCACCGGCAGGCGATCATGACGGCGGTTCGCGAACTGCTGGAGGAAAAGCCGTTCGGAGAGCTCTCGGTCAGCTCGATCAGCCAGCGCGCCGGGGTCGCTCGGTCCGGCTTCTACTTCTACTTCGATTCCAAGTATTCGGTACTGGCCCAGATCCTCGGCGAGGCCACCGAAGAACTCGAAGAACTCACCCAGTATTTCGCCGCCCGGCAGCCGGGCGAGTCGCCCGAGCAGTTCGCCAAGCGGATGGTGGGCAGCGCCGCCGCCGTCTACGCGCACAACGACCCGGTGATGACGGCGTGTAACGCCGCGCGCCACACCGACGCCGAGATCCGCGACATCCTCGACCAGCAATTCGAGGTGGTGCTGGGTCAGATCACCGACATCATCGAGGCGGAGATGAAGGCCGGGACCGCCAACCCGATCAGCGACGATATCCCGACGTTGGTCCGGACGCTGACGGGCACCACCTCCTTGATGCTGGCGGGCGATCCGGTCTTCGCGGGCCACGACGAGGACGATCTCGACCGTCGCGTCCGCCTCCTCGAGCAGTTGTGGCTGAACTCGCTGTGGGGTGGCAGCGCGCGCTGACGGGCTGCCGCCGCCGTCGTTACCGGCGGTATCGTCACCGCATGGGGAGCACGGGATCTCGGCACTACTTCGCGGGGAAGCGGTGCCTGGTCACCGGGGCGGCCAGCGGGATCGGCAGGGCCACCGCGTTGAGCCTGGCGGCCCAGGGTGCCGAGTTGTTCCTGACCGATCGCGACGCCGACGGCCTAGAGCTGACGGTCGCCGATGTGCGGGCCCTCGGCGCCCGGGTCCCGCAGCACCGCGTGCTGGATATCGCCGATTACGACCAGGTTGTCGGGTTTGCCGCGGACATCCACACGGCGCATCCGAGCATGGACGTCGTGATGAACATCGCCGGGGTGTCGGCGTGGGGCACCGTCGACCGGCTGAGCCACGAGCAGTGGAACAGGATGATCGCGATCAACCTGATGGGTCCCATCCACGTCATCGAGACGTTCGTCCCGGCGATGGTGGCCGCCCGACGCGGCGGGCACGTGGTCAACGTGTCATCGGCGGCCGGACTGGTCGCGCTGCCGTGGCACGCTGCGTACAGCGCGAGCAAGTACGGACTGCGCGGGCTTTCGGAGGTGTTGCGGTTCGACCTGGCCCGGCACCGCATCGGCGTGTCGGTGGTGGTGCCGGGTGCGGTGAAGACGCCGCTGGTCGACTCCGTCGAGATCGCCGGCGTCGACCGCTCGGATCCCAAGGTCGGCCGGTGGGTCGACCGGTTCAGCGGCCACGCCGTCTCGCCGGAAAGGGCGGCCGACAAGATCCTGGCGGGGGTGCGCAAGAACCGGTACCTGATCTACACGTCGCAGGACATCCGGGCGCTGTATGCGTTCAAGCGGCTGGCGTGGTGGCCATACAGCCTGGCGATGCGTCAGGTGAACCTGATCTTCACCCGCGCGCTGCGACCCGGCCCGGCTCCGCTACCCCGGCATCACCAGCTCGAGTCGTACCCCGAGTAGCCGGACTGGTCGGTCCAATTCGAACAGATCGAGTACGCGCAGGGCCGCGGTAACGATGACGTCCGGATCGGTGGTGGGCGCGTCCAGCTTGCGGATCTTGGTGCGGGTGTAGAACTTCGCGGTGCGCACAGTCACCGCCACCCGGACCACGATGCGCGCCGAGGCCACGACGTCATCGAGTGCATGACGCGCCAAAGTCGTTACAGCCGAGTTCATTTCGGCGCGCTCGGTGAGATCGTGCGGGAAAGTGACGACGTGGCTGCGCGAGCGTGGAATCCAGGGTTCGGCGCTGACCTGGTCATCGCCACCGCCCTTGGCGAGCAACAGCAGCCATAGGCCGGCGCGGGCGCCGAATGCAGACGTGAGCAGTTCGGCGTCGGTGGAGGCCAGCTCGCGTACGGTGATTATCCCAAGGGCAGCAAGCTTTTTCGCAGTCTTGGGCCCCACGCTCCACAACGCGTCGACGGGATGGTCACCCACCAATTCCGGCCAGTTGGCGTCGGTGAGCACAAAGATGCCGGCCGGTTTCGCGAAGCCGGTGGCCACCTTGGCGCGCTGCTTGTTGTCGCTGATGCCGACTGAGCAGGACAGCCCGGTTTCGGACAGGACGACCGCGCGGATCTGCTCGGCGACTTCCAGCGGGTCGGCCGCGGACACCGCGACATAGGCTTCGTCCCAGCCCCGGACTTCGACCGGGTATCCCAGATCGCGCAACAAGCCCATCACCTGATCGGACGCCGCGTCGTAGGCGGCCGGATCCGACGGCAAGAAGGTGGCGTCCGGGCAGCGCCGCGCGGCGACACGCAACGGCATGCCCGCCCGCACCCCGGACGCGCGGGCCTCGTAGGAGGCGCACGTGACGACTTTGCGCGCTTCGGTGGGATCGCCGCTGCCGCCGACGATGACCGACAGCCCGGCCAGCTCCGGGCGGCGCTGCAGTTCGACCGAGGCCAGGAACTGGTCGAGGTCGACGTGGAGAACCCAGCGGGGTGTCACTGCCCACAGAGCTTGCGCGCCAGGCTTTCCCACGCGTCGCCCAGGGTCTGCAGCGTGTGGCCGCCGTGATGGAGCTGATGCTCGACGTAATCGACGTCGAGCAGGGCCAGCAGCGCATCGGTCTGGACGTCCAGATCGCCGCTGGCGTTCGCCGCCTGCAACAGCACCCGCACATGCGTGTGCTGCACGGCGGCCGCCCCGACGTGGCGGGTTCGTGGCTCACCCTTGGCCGCCGACAGCAGCGCATGGTGGGTATGGACGAAGCTCAGGCGCGCGCGGCCGAATGCCACCAGGCGCTCCATCGGCGGCGCGGCCGGGCCCAGCGGCGGCGGTCCGAAGAGAAATGCCTGCTGGCTGGCCCGTTCGTCTTCGTCGAGCAGCACCATCATTAGGCCGGCCCGGCTGCCGAACCGGCGGAACAGCGTGCCCTTGCCGACGCCGGCCTCGGCGGCGATGTCGTCCATGGTGACCGCGTCCGGGCCGCGCTTGCCGACCAGGTTGCGGGCGGCCTGCAACAGCAGCGCCCGATTGCGGGCGGCGTCGCCGCGCTCGTGCGGCGGATCGGCAGCAGACACGGGCAACTCGCCCAGCCGTTCGACACCGCTCATCCCTAGCACTTTAACGCTGCCGGAATAAATCGGACTGTGGTCCGGTTTGGTCGTGCGAAGATTTAGACCAATAACTGAAGGGAGTCGAACGATGGCGGAGATCAAGATCTTGGCGTTGGTGGGCAGCCTGCGTGCGGCATCGGTCAACCGCAAGATCGCCGAGCTAGCAGTCGA from Mycobacterium shigaense includes these protein-coding regions:
- a CDS encoding TetR/AcrR family transcriptional regulator, giving the protein MSSGAANLEPDEPATRRRGDKHRQAIMTAVRELLEEKPFGELSVSSISQRAGVARSGFYFYFDSKYSVLAQILGEATEELEELTQYFAARQPGESPEQFAKRMVGSAAAVYAHNDPVMTACNAARHTDAEIRDILDQQFEVVLGQITDIIEAEMKAGTANPISDDIPTLVRTLTGTTSLMLAGDPVFAGHDEDDLDRRVRLLEQLWLNSLWGGSAR
- a CDS encoding SDR family oxidoreductase, whose protein sequence is MGSTGSRHYFAGKRCLVTGAASGIGRATALSLAAQGAELFLTDRDADGLELTVADVRALGARVPQHRVLDIADYDQVVGFAADIHTAHPSMDVVMNIAGVSAWGTVDRLSHEQWNRMIAINLMGPIHVIETFVPAMVAARRGGHVVNVSSAAGLVALPWHAAYSASKYGLRGLSEVLRFDLARHRIGVSVVVPGAVKTPLVDSVEIAGVDRSDPKVGRWVDRFSGHAVSPERAADKILAGVRKNRYLIYTSQDIRALYAFKRLAWWPYSLAMRQVNLIFTRALRPGPAPLPRHHQLESYPE
- a CDS encoding DNA polymerase IV translates to MTPRWVLHVDLDQFLASVELQRRPELAGLSVIVGGSGDPTEARKVVTCASYEARASGVRAGMPLRVAARRCPDATFLPSDPAAYDAASDQVMGLLRDLGYPVEVRGWDEAYVAVSAADPLEVAEQIRAVVLSETGLSCSVGISDNKQRAKVATGFAKPAGIFVLTDANWPELVGDHPVDALWSVGPKTAKKLAALGIITVRELASTDAELLTSAFGARAGLWLLLLAKGGGDDQVSAEPWIPRSRSHVVTFPHDLTERAEMNSAVTTLARHALDDVVASARIVVRVAVTVRTAKFYTRTKIRKLDAPTTDPDVIVTAALRVLDLFELDRPVRLLGVRLELVMPG
- a CDS encoding TetR/AcrR family transcriptional regulator → MSGVERLGELPVSAADPPHERGDAARNRALLLQAARNLVGKRGPDAVTMDDIAAEAGVGKGTLFRRFGSRAGLMMVLLDEDERASQQAFLFGPPPLGPAAPPMERLVAFGRARLSFVHTHHALLSAAKGEPRTRHVGAAAVQHTHVRVLLQAANASGDLDVQTDALLALLDVDYVEHQLHHGGHTLQTLGDAWESLARKLCGQ